The Peribacillus sp. FSL P2-0133 genome has a segment encoding these proteins:
- the coaBC gene encoding bifunctional phosphopantothenoylcysteine decarboxylase/phosphopantothenate--cysteine ligase CoaBC, with protein sequence MLIDKKVLLCVTGGIAVYKAAALTSKLTQEGAHVKVIMSESARKFVTPLTFQALSRNDVYTDTFDEKDSSVIAHIDLADWADIILLAPATANVIGKVANGIADDMITTTLLATEAPVWVAPAMNVHMYAHPAVQKNMETLRSFGYQFIEPGEGYLACGYVGKGRLEEPETIVEHLNRYFGERKSQKQPLKGKKYLITAGPTREAIDPVRYVTNHSSGKMGYALAEEAIEMGAEVTLITGPVNLKPPFKARVIPVESAADMYDAVFDQFDSSDVVIMTAAVADYKPKIYHAQKMKKQPGENVIEFERTKDILKELGENKTHQILVGFAAETNNVEEYARGKLVKKNADMIVANNVTVAGAGFGTDTNIVTIYDKDGSAIELPKMSKADIAKSILAEVSRMQKE encoded by the coding sequence ATGCTTATCGATAAAAAAGTACTTCTTTGTGTCACCGGCGGGATTGCTGTATATAAGGCTGCTGCCCTGACAAGTAAATTAACTCAGGAAGGTGCGCATGTAAAAGTGATCATGAGTGAATCGGCACGTAAGTTCGTGACGCCGCTCACCTTTCAGGCACTTTCGAGAAATGATGTTTATACAGATACTTTTGATGAGAAGGATTCTTCAGTCATTGCCCACATCGACTTGGCTGATTGGGCTGATATCATCCTGTTGGCCCCAGCTACAGCCAATGTCATTGGCAAGGTGGCCAATGGAATCGCGGATGATATGATCACGACCACGCTACTGGCAACGGAAGCACCTGTTTGGGTTGCGCCGGCAATGAACGTGCACATGTACGCCCATCCAGCGGTTCAGAAAAATATGGAGACACTTCGGTCGTTTGGATATCAATTCATTGAACCGGGTGAAGGGTATTTGGCCTGCGGTTATGTAGGAAAAGGGCGATTGGAGGAACCGGAAACAATCGTGGAACATCTTAATCGATATTTCGGTGAACGCAAATCACAGAAACAGCCTCTTAAAGGAAAGAAATATTTGATAACGGCAGGACCGACTCGTGAAGCGATTGATCCGGTGCGTTACGTGACGAATCATTCCAGCGGAAAAATGGGCTATGCCCTAGCCGAAGAGGCAATTGAAATGGGTGCTGAAGTGACATTGATTACTGGCCCCGTGAACTTGAAGCCACCTTTCAAGGCTAGAGTAATACCAGTGGAATCGGCAGCGGATATGTATGATGCGGTATTCGATCAGTTCGATTCCAGTGACGTCGTAATCATGACGGCTGCAGTGGCAGACTATAAACCAAAGATTTATCATGCTCAAAAGATGAAAAAGCAGCCAGGGGAAAATGTGATTGAATTTGAACGGACAAAGGATATCCTTAAGGAACTCGGTGAAAATAAAACTCATCAGATCTTGGTAGGTTTTGCGGCTGAAACGAACAACGTCGAAGAATACGCTAGAGGAAAATTAGTCAAAAAGAACGCAGATATGATCGTTGCCAATAATGTTACCGTCGCAGGGGCAGGATTTGGAACGGATACGAACATCGTGACCATTTACGATAAAGATGGAAGTGCGATCGAACTTCCAAAAATGAGTAAAGCGGATATAGCTAAAAGCATTCTGGCAGAAGTATCCCGCATGCAAAAGGAATGA